AGAAAATCCAATAAACACTACAGTTGCTCCTTCAGAGCTTTTAAGTTTTTGCATATATATATTGGCTAATCTCTTGAGAGGATTTGTAATGATTAAAAGTTCCCCATTGACAGGTAAATTAGTCAGCTTTTGCAGATCGTTCTGACTAATTTCCAAGCCCTGTAAATCATCCCGCACAGCTTTTAAACCCTTGCCAGAATAGTTATTTAATCTAATATAGCAATCAAATTTCTAGAATGCTGGCATTTTGTCTAAACTTTTTCGTGCAAGTTAATACTTGTAAGCGATGTCAAGATTTTTGTACAATATAATACTACGGCATTTTTCACAGTAAAGTGGACGCACACCAAAGGTTTCTCGTTGTGTGGGTTGTTCACACTGCTTGCATACGAATAAATGTGCTGCACCTTGAATTGATTTTGGTTCTAGCTGTACGGGGATAATAATATGTGTACAAGCGGCTAGAGCCATTAAAGGTAAAGGGCCAAGGGTTGCTGGGCAATCAAAAATAACTACGTCGTGTGCTAGTGGATAATCTGTTAAACAGTCGGCTAAAAGGTAGGCTCCTCTTTTGTGTAGGACAAGTTCATCTGCTGTTTGGGTTAATACCATTGCAATCAGTTAGGAAAACATCAGATTAAGCAATACTGAATTAGAGAATTCAAAACTCAAATAATAAGTAATACTTTTGACAGGCTAAAGGCAAAAATTGCAAGATTCGACAACGAGAATTAGTTAAGTTCAAAATCCTTCGCCATCCTTGTGCAATCATCAAGTGAATCCCCTGAAAGCATTGAAATATCCTTTCGCATTGTGGGGGATTGCATGTCTTTGTTAAGTTGATTTTTTACTGTAGCTTTTTGGGCTTTCCTGTCCGTCGAACTCACATTTTTGGCGGGCGATCGCCAAAGTTTTTGGTCTACCGATATTTATTCCCATAACAGTACAGATGGCAACATCTCTGGGTATGTCAGCCGTAACATTTGGTAGCCAATCCCTGCTGTCCCCTGGAAAAAACCGGGATTAAACAAAGAGTTTGGTAAGTTGTTAAACAGATGATATGTAACTACTCTATCGGGTTGAGCCACTACCCAAGCAGCCTGCTTTTGGGCAATTTCTCGCAAATGGGGACGGAATAGTTTTTGGGCTGCTACCAACAACACCTCTATACGACCAAAATTACCACAGCAGAGATGGTCTAAACCCTGTAAGCCATACTTCAGAGTTGTCTGCAATGCAACTTCCACATCTTGAAGTATTTCATCCGTTTGGTAAATTGACAAACCGCCCAAACGTGACAAAGCAATACCAGGAGCGCCATGACACCAACTAACCAGAAACCTAGATTGGCATAGCCCATCAGAAATATCGCGCAAGTCTGGCCAATTGGCGGCGGTGGTTGAGAAAACACTGCATTCGTAAGCAATTCCCTCCTGAGCCGCTTGTAAATAGGCTTGGTCTTCGGTGACAGCATAGAGCCGTAACAAAGCATAAGCAATACCACCCGCCCCATGCGAGAAACCTGTTAATGGCTTTTGGGCTATATTTTTCCAAGCTCTAGGCTGTTCTTGTTCGCTGACGCGATGCGAAAGTAAATGTTGACCGCAGTTAATAGCTTGCTCTAAAACCTTTGTTTCACCTGTTGCTTGATAAAGTGTTAATAACCCTAAAATTGCTCCCACTGCTCCCCCAATTACGTCTAACTGTTGGTCAGCAGCGATTAATTCTGGTGTAATTAACTGAGCAGCTAGCCGCGCATCTTCGATGAGTGCTGTATTTGATAAAAATTGGCTGATTTTAACTAGAGAATAAATCATAGAGCCAATTCCTGTTGCTCCGCCGATGCCAATTCGGCGAGCAAATTTTTGCGCGAATAAATTGTTGGATGTCTGCAATACTGTCTGCAAAGATTGTAGGGCATTCAAAGCTAAATTGCCCCACTGGGCATTACCTGTGACACGAGCAAGAGCCGCCAGAAATAAAGCGACACCACAACTACCATCGTAGAGACTATAACCCAAAGGCTGGAATTGGAACCGTTCAGCATTAGGAACATAGCTAAAGCCAATCCAGTTGACATTGCCAGCAGAATCATACAAAGACCTAGCTTGGATTTCCTCAGCAATGGCTTCAGCTTGCTGGAGGAGTTGAGAAGAAGTTAAAGGAACAGTTTTGGAGAAATCAGTAGTTTTTAAAGAGTTAGAATTTGGTGGTTCTTCAGCAACAATATTTTGTCCCACTCTGGCATAAAAAGAGCCTTGAATAATCCCTATTTGGCTAACTAAATCTGTTTCGTTGAGGTTTTGTAACCGCTTGAGAAATTGGTTGTAACTTGGTTGTTTAAAATATTTTTCTATCGGTTGCTTTAGCCCAACAGTTAGAGCATCACTACTGCAAGATGTCCCAAAGTAGGGAATATCTAACTGCTCTAAGGATTGGAGTTCCGATCGCAAAATTGCCCAAGCCTGTGGTTTTTGCCCAGATGTCAGACAAGTTTGACAAAGGATATCCAATTCAATACTACGCGCAATTCCATAACGCAGAAATTCTGGTGTCAGCGTTTTTTCTAAAAGGATGTGATAAAAATTGGTAGGGCGGAAAATAAACCGTACCTGTTGTGCTTGTAGCGCTGTGACAAAATCATCATTTGCCAGGAGTGTTGATCGGCGATCGCTCAAAAAATGATACATTTGCCTAAACCCCACGACTATCTCCTCCAGATAGTCGTTAGGTGAGAGCGCAACCCCATGCAACATCGGCACATTTGCCTGGACAGGTAATTTCACTTCTTCATATACCAAATGCATTTCGTCAGTATTGACGGCTTTCCAGCGTGGCATTCGCCAAGGTGCTTGCTGGGAGTTAACACTACCTATAGCGCTGACATCGTAGGCAACTCGTTTGTCTGGGCTAAAGTCCCAACGGGGCAAAAGTCCAGTTCGCAGCACGGAATCCTGGAAGTGTTGCTCAATTTCACTCATTTCTTCTATAGCTTGCACAGAACCTTCTATCGGGTTGGTTTGAGGGTGTAATAGAGTTTCTGCGTCAATCAGCACCGGATCTTCGCCGCAAGCAATTAAATTCTCGTAATGACAGTCATTCCCCCCCAGAACATACAACACGCACAACAGCATTCCAGCTCGCTGATAAAATCGCTGTGCTGCTGCTTCATCCTGACATGGCAATTGTTCTATATAATCAAAAACCCAACCATAGGTATGGCGATCGAGGACTTTAATGACTTTGAAAATTAAAGGTGCATCGTGCTGATTACACCAATTTAATAACTGGTTATAAATAACTTCTAAACCTAAATTTTTGGGTTTATAAACTAGTTTTTTCCCAGATGTAAAAGTTAGAATTAAGACAGAACGACCGCGATTATGCACATCTGAAAGCGAACCAGCAATAGCTGTCACCTTTCCTAAAGTAACTTCTGCAACATCTAAAATCTTCTCAATTTCAGAACGATCGGCTTGCAAACGTTGCAGAAATTCTGCTGTTGCTTCCACCCAAAAATCAACAGTTATTGCGATTAACCTACCTAAAACAGCATACTTTTTAAAAAAAGCTAACAACCCATCTTTTAATAGATCATCGACAAAATCAAGATAATATTTTTTAGTAGGACTGCCTAATATTCCCTCTGCTGATAATTTTAATTTCTCTAACATTAAGTTGAGTAAACTATAATTATAGGGACGGAAGTTAGTAAATTCCAATTGAAAGGTTTTGGCGCTAAGATTGACCAATTTTTGTAGTAAGCTATGCTCTAATTGTAGGTAAGCTGCTTCGGAAAGCAAATTTAAAGGTAAACAGTCTGAGGATAGCGACATCGAACCCAAAAAAGTTAGTAATTTTTGCCGCCCTACTAAGACAGCAGGTAATAATATATCTGCAAAAGGTAACAGCTTTTCACCTTCTATTGGTAATTTGCAGGTTTCGGAAGTTACTTCATTTAAATGAAATTTGGCAGAAGTTTCAATAACCTCTTTCAAAGTTTCTGCCCAGATTGGTAGCGGCTCTGATTCTGCTAGAGGTACACTCAATAGTACCGAACGAACTGTATTAATATCTAATCCATCCCATTGCAGACGCTTGTAGAATTTTTCCCAATTACCTTGAGCAACAACTTCACACCAATGCTTAATGAACTCATCATTAGTTTCTTGTTTATTAATTGAGTTTGTCCTTTTACTAAGGCATTCTGATAAAGAATTTGCCTGGGAAATAATTTGTAATAAATCATCATTAATCATTGACAAATCCTTGTATAAAAAAACTACTTATGGGACTTCCAAATAAAAAAATACTCAAAAAAGTGGCGAAAAAACTCTCTCCTCCCTATTCCTTCCTCTGTGTTCTCTGTGTCTCTGCGGTTCGTTTATTTGATATATGTAGAACTCATACAAAACTCTGTGGATACTCTGTCGGAAAACTTGTAGAGTAGCCCCTTCTCTACGTTCCCTGCGGGACGCTGACGCGAATGTGCAGCGTGTCGTAGACAGACGCATATTCGTAACTTGCTTCAACTTACGAATATGCGTCTACATGAATTGCCCCTACTGAAAATCAGGCTTTCGGCTATTGCTTATACAAGATTTCAACCGATCCGCTAGCACTCTAACATGAGGTTCAGCAAGCATTGTCACATGATCGCCCAGTACCTCATAAATATCTATTGGTTCACTAGCCAATTCACCCCAACCCAAAGCAGGTTGACAAAAGCTCTCAGAAAACACCCCTCTAGAATCTTCAGCTACCATCTCAGAAGCTCGCAGGAGAGTAATTTTACCTGGATAAATCTGTGGTAAATAACTTACTAAAGCTTGATGACTCGCTTTTTGGACTTCCAAGATGTGGTGAATCATCTCATGGCCAGCATCTGGGGGGATGAGATCGGCCCGTCTCAATTTCTCTAAAAAATAGTTGAATTGTGCTTCGGGTTCTAACTGCTGGAGTTCTGTGTAGTCAACCGCCAGTTTTTTCTCAAAAAATCTTTCTAGCACTTGCGATCGCTTCACCATCCACCTCGCATCATCTATTGGTTCAATAACTCCCCTGTGAATTGGTGCTGGTGTATCCATAATCACAAGTAAGCCTATCTCTTGTCCTAGCTGTTGTAGCTGTTGAGCCATTTCAAAAGCTACAAGTCCGCCAAAGGAATGTCCACCCAAAAAGTATGGGCCAGTCGGCTGAAAAGCTTGCAAGGCTTCGATATAATGAGCTGCCAAATCAGGAATATTGGTGTAAGGTTGTCGTTGTCCATCGACTCCAGGGGCTTGTAGAGCGTAAAGCGGTTGATCTGGACTGAGATAGCGTCCCAAAGCCACGTATCCCAGAACATTACCCCCAATTGGATGGGCGCAGAATAAAGGTGGTTTGGAACCTGTGGTTTGGATGCCAACTAAGGGAGACTCAAGGTCGAGAAGGCGTTTCGGAGCGGAGTATGGTTGCGAGATGTTCGACTGTCCCGCCTTGAAACAGAATTGATAAAGGTAGCTCCCGCCCGAACTGCTGCTGAATCAAAGCCATCAGACGCACCGCCAGCAACGAGTGACCGCCAATGTCAAAGAAGTTGTCTGTGACACCTATAGGACGGACGTTCATAACCTCTTCCCAAATCTGCACTAGTTCTAGTTCCAAGCTGTCGCGGGGCATGACGAAGGTTGCTAATTTCAGGCTTCTGTCTGTATGGGGGGCGGGGAGGGCTTGGCGATCGACTTTACCATTGGAGGTCAGAGGTAAGGTGTTTAGGATCGTTAGGGCGGCAGGAAGCATGTAATCTGGTAGGTGTTCTTTGAGATAATCCTTTAGCTGTTGCTGATTGATTGTCATCCCATTTTCAGGAACGATATAAGCTACTAAACGCTTACCAAAGCGGTCTTCATCGGCTACCACAACGCAAGTAAGTACATCTGGGTGTTGGCGCAGTACCGTCTCAATTTCCCCTAATTCGATCCGAAAACCACGAATCTTCACTTGACGATCGATACGGCCCAGAAACTCAATATTGCCATCTGGGAGATAACGTGCTAAATCTCCTGTCTGATACAGGCGATTAGATTTTAGATTATCAGTTTTAGAGGATCGTAAGTTATCATCCCGATCGCTTAATCCAAAATCCCAAATCGGCAATTTAAAATCGATAAACGGATTCGGGACGAATTTCTCTTGGGTCAAGTCTGGACGGTTGAGGTAAGCTTGGGCAAGTCCAATGCCACCAATGTACAGTTCTCCTGCCACGCCGATGGGTACGGGTTGGAGATGGCGATCTAAAATATAGACTTGGGTGTTCGCAATTGGACGACCGATAGACGGTTGATTTTGGGCATCTGTGCATTCGGCAATGGTGGCACAGACGGTTGCTTCAGTCGGGCCATAGGCATTAAAGAAGCGGCGATCGCGTCCCCAACGCGCTACTAGATCGGCAGAACAAGCTTCTCCAGCGACGATGATTGTCTGTAAAGCTGGGAGTTCTTCAACTGGTAGCACTGCTAGTACAGATGGTGGTAAGGTGACGGTTGTGATGGCGCGATCGCGCAACAAGCGCAGCAAGTTTGCACCAGGAAGCAGAGCATCGGTGGTTGCTAAACAAAGTGTTGCTCCTGCTACTAGAGCCATAAAAATTTCACTGATTGAGGCATCGAAGCTGAGGGAGGCAAACTGAAGGACGCGGCTATCAGGTCGGATATCGAAGGCTTGAATTTGGGCTGTAGCTAGGTTGCACAATCCTCGATGGGCGAGGAGAACGCCCTTGGGTTTACCTGTGGAACCAGATGTATAAATAATGTAGGCGAGGTTATCGGGTGTGACAACTTGGTTCAGGTTAGTACTGCTGTGTTGGGCGATGATTTCCGATTCTCGATCTAGAAAAACTACAGTTGTGCTTTTTCCTACTTCAATGTCCAATGACTGTTGAGTGAGTAGCACCGACAATCTCGCGTCTTCGATCGTGAAAGCTAGGCGTTCTTTGGGATATTTAGGATCTAGCGGTACATAGACACCACCCGCTTTCAGGATGCCTAAAATGCTCACAATCGTTAAGGGCGATCGCTCCATACAAACTCCCACCGGCATCTCTGGTTTTATCCCCAGTGAACGCAAGTAATGAGCTAGCTGATTGGCTTGGGTGTTTAACTGCTGATAGGTGAGTGTAGAGTGATTAGATATCAGTGCGATCGCATCGGGCGATCGCTCGACTTGAGCCTCAAATAGTTGATGAATGCAGACATCACCAGGATAGTCTATTTCAGTATTGTTCCACTCCCACAATAACTGTTGGCGCTCAGTTGTCGTCAATAAAGGCAACTCATCCAAACGCTGTTTTGGGTTGGCAACTATGCCCGCTAACAAGGTTTGAAAATGAGCTAACATCCGGTTAATTGTGGCGGCATCGAATAGTTCGGTTTTATATTCCAAACACCCAGTTAATCCTTCCTCAGTTTCTTTAAAGGATAAGGTTAAATCCAACTTGGCTGTGCCGCTATCTATTGGCTGAGAACTCAAGGTCAAACCAGGAAGTTTCAGTTCTGTTCTAGGAGCATTATAGAAAGCGAACCCAACTTGGAATAGCGGCGAGTAACTGAGGTGGCGTTCTGGCTGTAATTCCTCTACCAGTTTTTCAAAGGGCAAGTCTTGGTGATTGAATGCTGCTAAGGCAACTTCCCGCAAGCTGTTCTAACAGCTGCAAAAATGTTGGGTTGCCAGAAAGGTCAGTCCGTAGCACCAAAGTATTGACAAAACAGCCAATTAGTTGTTCTACTTCCGGTAGGTTGCGACCTGCTGTCGCTGTGCCAACTAGCAAATCTGCTTGACCTGTGTAGCGATAAAGTAAGGTCTTGAATGCCGCCAGCAGCGTCATAAACAGAGTTACACCTGACTGCTGGCTCAGGTTCTTCACTGCCTGGGATAGAGTCTTAGATAGTGTCAGCGATCGCTTTGCTCCTTGGAAAGTTGGCTGTGGCGTTCGCGGACGGTCGGTAGGCAGCTGCAACAAAGGCAACTTACCACTCAACTTTTGTTTCCAGTAGGCAAGCTGGGTTGAAAGTACCTCGCCCTGTAACCACTGTCGCTGCCATTCGGCAAAGTCTGCATACTGGATCGGGAGTTCAGGGAGTAGATGCGGTATGCCAAGAGCGTTCGCTTCATAGAGTACTGCTAATTCCCCAATTAGCACTCCCATAGACCAAGCATCGAAAACAATGTGGTGAATAGTCAAAATTAGTACATAGTTAACTTCATCTAATTGCAGCAACGTTGCTCTTAATAACGTTGCTTTAGATAAATCGAAGGGCTGTGCTGCTTCCTTCTCTATGAGGAATTTTACTGTATCTATTTGTTCTTTTTTTGCTATTAACCTGAGATCCACTTCCTTGAGCGTGAAGCTGAAACTGGGAGCAATCACTTGTAGCGGTTCCCCATCTACCGCTTTAAAGGAAGTACGCCAGATTTCATGACGCTGAATAATTTCGTTCAAGCTCTTTTCTAGTGCTGCTACGTTGAGTAAACCTTGGATTTCAACGGCTCCAGAAATGTTGTATACCGAGCTACCGGGGGTTAATTGGTCAAGAAACCATAACCGTTGTTGGGCAAAAGAAAGAGGAAGTTTGGCATTGCGTGAGGTGGAGCGCAATGGACTATAAGTAGCAGGAGTAACTGTAGCTTGCCACAGAAAATCGAGAATTTCCGCCTTGCGCTGTGATAACTCGGCTTTGAGAGCAGGTGTCAGCGTTCCTTGGGGGGCGCTATAACGGAGGCGAAGCTCCTGTGGAGCCGCGCCTTCCACCCACAGTTTGATATTGCTGCGGCGCAACTCAGATAAAAACTCGATGGTTGTCATAATTCTCCCTCCTCCAATGCGCCCTCAAGGTGTGGACTTTCTTTTACCCAATGCAGAGTTTCAATGCTTTCGGCTTGAGTAGCTAATGTTGGCGACTCAAACAGCGATCGCAACGATATTTCTACTTGAAAGGTTTTAGCCACACGAGAAAGTAGCTGAGTGGCGTTGAGGGAGTGTCCGCCTAATTCAAAAAAATTATCGTTTAACCCTACTCGGTCAAGATTTAGGACTTGTGACCAGATTTGCGCCAACTGTGTCTCAATAGGTGTCTGGGGTGGTACAAAAGTTCGGTTTTGTTGTCGATTGGGTGCAGGGAGCGATCGCTTATCCACTTTCCCGCTAATGGTTCTTGGCAAAGCATCCATCAGCACGAATACTGAAGGTATCATCGATTCTGGCAGGGATTTTAATAAAAAATCTCTCAATTTCCCTGATTCCAATTCTTCTTTGAGAACAACATAGGCACACAAATATTTATGACTATTTGCGTCTTCACGATCTACGACAACCACATCCTTAACTAATGGATGAAGTCGCAGATAATTCTCAATTTCTCCTAATTCTATTCTCACTCCTCTAATCTTGACTTGCCCATCTCGGCGGCCTAAACATTCAAAATTTCCATCTTCTAAAATTCGACCTAAATCGCCCGTTTTATAGACAATATCATGGGGGTTATTACTAAAAGGATTGGGAATAAAAAATTGATTGGTTAACTCTGGCTGCTGATAATATCCCAAGGTGCGATAGGGAGTCCGAATATAAATTTCACCCACCATTCCCGGAAGACAAACTTTTCCTCGCTCATCAACAACTAAAGCCGCAGCTCCATCCATTGGCTTACCAATAGGGATAGACCGTCGTTCTCGATCGGCAGCCTTGACGAAATAAAAGAACTTCGTCATTGTTGTTTCTGATGCCCCATAAAGATTGACTAACTGAATTTTGTCGCCGTAAATATCCATCCAACGGCTAATATCCGCAGGCAGTAGGGGTTCTCCAGATAAAAGAATATATTGCAAAGATGAAAAACTTTTCGGGTCTAAATCCTCATTTAGAAGAGAGCGAAATAAGGAAGGTACACAATGAATTAGATTAATTTGCTGACGTTCTATCCATTCAATTAGCTTTCTAGCATCAAGGATAATATCAATTTCTTCCGGTATACAAACGACGCCACCAGCACATAAGGGAACAAAAATATCTCTTAAAAAAGCATCAAAAGCGGGAGTAATTAATTGACTAACTCTGGTGAACTCTTTAATCCCAAATGTTTGAATTTCCCAGTTGATAAAATGAGCGATCGCTTTCAAACGACCTGCTATTCCTTTAGGCTTACCCGTCGAACCAGAGGTGAAGTATAAGTAGGACATATCGTCTGGTTCTATTTGAATATTTGGCTTCTCAAATTGAGAATATTCTGCATACTTATTCAGGTAGCAATTCAGAGGATTAAAACTATCAAAATTGCGATTTTCTTCCAAACAAATAACTGGCGATTGTAAAAATTCTGCTATTCTACCATTGCTAATTTTCGTTAACCCTGTGGCATCAACGATTAACCATTGTGGAGCTACTTCTGCGATGATGGTATAAATTCGGTCATCAGGTAAATCGGGAACTAGCGGTACAAAGACACACCCTGCTTTTAAAATGCCGATGATTGCAATAATAAATTTAACATAATCTTTAGCCAAAATCGCTATCATTGAGCCTTTAATAGCGCCATGTTCAATGAGAAAATTGGCAAGTTTATTTGACTGCGCTTCAATTTCACCATAGGTAAATTGTCGTTCACCGCAATCAATAGCTGTATTTTTGCTAAATTTTTCAGCAGTTTCACTAAACCAATCTTGAATATAAATTTGAGAGTTCATATTTTTTAGAATTATATTTGTCTATTTCTTGAGGAAGATGTAAATCTGGCGAAAATATCCGGGAGAGAAACTGGAAAGCCACAATTGTATTTGGTAAATCTGTGTAATTTTGCAGATTTGAAATACTCCATAGTTCTTGTGCTATTATCGTCAACGGATCTAAAAAGATATTTTCGGGTTGCTTACCTGCAACTGACTCTAAATATTTATTTAACAAATGAATTTCTGTGCAGCCTGCGATCAATTTTTCTACATTATACTTCGCTTGCAAGTTTTCTAAAATAGGCAGACACTTTTGAAAATCTCCTTTAATTTTTAGATAATAAATCATTTGATGAATTAAATTTTGTTCGCTTTCATCAGGTAATATGATGTCATCTTTGACAAACTGCCAAAGAATATGGTTTTGAAAGATTTGTAATTTTTGCGTTCCGGTTGAGCAAATTAATAAATGCTTTTTTGGTTGGTCTAAAATCTTTTTGAAAATGATATCTACTAAAGAAATCACTCTATCTCTTAAATCATAGGGTAATTTGGGCAGTAAGTAATGAGAAGTTATGCAACAAATAACAATTTTTGAAACATCTAATTCACATAATTGATCTAAAGCTGCTATTAAATTAGCTAGTAAAATTTCATCATCTCCCCTGAGCAAAGCTTCCGTTCTGTCAGGAAATGTGGGGTCAGAATAAAGAATAACTTTAGGTGATTGTTGTTCACGTTGACCGAAAATATTATATTCATAAATTGTCTTCAAAAATTCAGCCGATGCCAATGGGTCCATACCACCTAAAACACCCAACATTTCCCTCTTGTGAATCTTTGCCATTTTGCCGATACCTCGCTTCTGCTGTAAACAAACTTAATTATGTTAGTGGTATTGGTGAATTAGTTAATATCAGGCATTTTGAATTCCTGTAAAAATATCCCAAAAGTCAGGGGGATAATTAACAAGTCCATATCAAAAG
This portion of the Nostoc sp. GT001 genome encodes:
- a CDS encoding non-ribosomal peptide synthetase; the encoded protein is MNSQIYIQDWFSETAEKFSKNTAIDCGERQFTYGEIEAQSNKLANFLIEHGAIKGSMIAILAKDYVKFIIAIIGILKAGCVFVPLVPDLPDDRIYTIIAEVAPQWLIVDATGLTKISNGRIAEFLQSPVICLEENRNFDSFNPLNCYLNKYAEYSQFEKPNIQIEPDDMSYLYFTSGSTGKPKGIAGRLKAIAHFINWEIQTFGIKEFTRVSQLITPAFDAFLRDIFVPLCAGGVVCIPEEIDIILDARKLIEWIERQQINLIHCVPSLFRSLLNEDLDPKSFSSLQYILLSGEPLLPADISRWMDIYGDKIQLVNLYGASETTMTKFFYFVKAADRERRSIPIGKPMDGAAALVVDERGKVCLPGMVGEIYIRTPYRTLGYYQQPELTNQFFIPNPFSNNPHDIVYKTGDLGRILEDGNFECLGRRDGQVKIRGVRIELGEIENYLRLHPLVKDVVVVDREDANSHKYLCAYVVLKEELESGKLRDFLLKSLPESMIPSVFVLMDALPRTISGKVDKRSLPAPNRQQNRTFVPPQTPIETQLAQIWSQVLNLDRVGLNDNFFELGGHSLNATQLLSRVAKTFQVEISLRSLFESPTLATQAESIETLHWVKESPHLEGALEEGEL
- a CDS encoding amino acid racemase yields the protein MAKIHKREMLGVLGGMDPLASAEFLKTIYEYNIFGQREQQSPKVILYSDPTFPDRTEALLRGDDEILLANLIAALDQLCELDVSKIVICCITSHYLLPKLPYDLRDRVISLVDIIFKKILDQPKKHLLICSTGTQKLQIFQNHILWQFVKDDIILPDESEQNLIHQMIYYLKIKGDFQKCLPILENLQAKYNVEKLIAGCTEIHLLNKYLESVAGKQPENIFLDPLTIIAQELWSISNLQNYTDLPNTIVAFQFLSRIFSPDLHLPQEIDKYNSKKYELSNLYSRLV
- a CDS encoding alpha/beta fold hydrolase, coding for MALGRYLSPDQPLYALQAPGVDGQRQPYTNIPDLAAHYIEALQAFQPTGPYFLGGHSFGGLVAFEMAQQLQQLGQEIGLLVIMDTPAPIHRGVIEPIDDARWMVKRSQVLERFFEKKLAVDYTELQQLEPEAQFNYFLEKLRRADLIPPDAGHEMIHHILEVQKASHQALVSYLPQIYPGKITLLRASEMVAEDSRGVFSESFCQPALGWGELASEPIDIYEVLGDHVTMLAEPHVRVLADRLKSCISNSRKPDFQ
- a CDS encoding type 2 lanthipeptide synthetase LanM family protein, which translates into the protein MINDDLLQIISQANSLSECLSKRTNSINKQETNDEFIKHWCEVVAQGNWEKFYKRLQWDGLDINTVRSVLLSVPLAESEPLPIWAETLKEVIETSAKFHLNEVTSETCKLPIEGEKLLPFADILLPAVLVGRQKLLTFLGSMSLSSDCLPLNLLSEAAYLQLEHSLLQKLVNLSAKTFQLEFTNFRPYNYSLLNLMLEKLKLSAEGILGSPTKKYYLDFVDDLLKDGLLAFFKKYAVLGRLIAITVDFWVEATAEFLQRLQADRSEIEKILDVAEVTLGKVTAIAGSLSDVHNRGRSVLILTFTSGKKLVYKPKNLGLEVIYNQLLNWCNQHDAPLIFKVIKVLDRHTYGWVFDYIEQLPCQDEAAAQRFYQRAGMLLCVLYVLGGNDCHYENLIACGEDPVLIDAETLLHPQTNPIEGSVQAIEEMSEIEQHFQDSVLRTGLLPRWDFSPDKRVAYDVSAIGSVNSQQAPWRMPRWKAVNTDEMHLVYEEVKLPVQANVPMLHGVALSPNDYLEEIVVGFRQMYHFLSDRRSTLLANDDFVTALQAQQVRFIFRPTNFYHILLEKTLTPEFLRYGIARSIELDILCQTCLTSGQKPQAWAILRSELQSLEQLDIPYFGTSCSSDALTVGLKQPIEKYFKQPSYNQFLKRLQNLNETDLVSQIGIIQGSFYARVGQNIVAEEPPNSNSLKTTDFSKTVPLTSSQLLQQAEAIAEEIQARSLYDSAGNVNWIGFSYVPNAERFQFQPLGYSLYDGSCGVALFLAALARVTGNAQWGNLALNALQSLQTVLQTSNNLFAQKFARRIGIGGATGIGSMIYSLVKISQFLSNTALIEDARLAAQLITPELIAADQQLDVIGGAVGAILGLLTLYQATGETKVLEQAINCGQHLLSHRVSEQEQPRAWKNIAQKPLTGFSHGAGGIAYALLRLYAVTEDQAYLQAAQEGIAYECSVFSTTAANWPDLRDISDGLCQSRFLVSWCHGAPGIALSRLGGLSIYQTDEILQDVEVALQTTLKYGLQGLDHLCCGNFGRIEVLLVAAQKLFRPHLREIAQKQAAWVVAQPDRVVTYHLFNNLPNSLFNPGFFQGTAGIGYQMLRLTYPEMLPSVLLWE
- a CDS encoding amino acid adenylation domain-containing protein, with the translated sequence MREVALAAFNHQDLPFEKLVEELQPERHLSYSPLFQVGFAFYNAPRTELKLPGLTLSSQPIDSGTAKLDLTLSFKETEEGLTGCLEYKTELFDAATINRMLAHFQTLLAGIVANPKQRLDELPLLTTTERQQLLWEWNNTEIDYPGDVCIHQLFEAQVERSPDAIALISNHSTLTYQQLNTQANQLAHYLRSLGIKPEMPVGVCMERSPLTIVSILGILKAGGVYVPLDPKYPKERLAFTIEDARLSVLLTQQSLDIEVGKSTTVVFLDRESEIIAQHSSTNLNQVVTPDNLAYIIYTSGSTGKPKGVLLAHRGLCNLATAQIQAFDIRPDSRVLQFASLSFDASISEIFMALVAGATLCLATTDALLPGANLLRLLRDRAITTVTLPPSVLAVLPVEELPALQTIIVAGEACSADLVARWGRDRRFFNAYGPTEATVCATIAECTDAQNQPSIGRPIANTQVYILDRHLQPVPIGVAGELYIGGIGLAQAYLNRPDLTQEKFVPNPFIDFKLPIWDFGLSDRDDNLRSSKTDNLKSNRLYQTGDLARYLPDGNIEFLGRIDRQVKIRGFRIELGEIETVLRQHPDVLTCVVVADEDRFGKRLVAYIVPENGMTINQQQLKDYLKEHLPDYMLPAALTILNTLPLTSNGKVDRQALPAPHTDRSLKLATFVMPRDSLELELVQIWEEVMNVRPIGVTDNFFDIGGHSLLAVRLMALIQQQFGRELPLSILFQGGTVEHLATILRSETPSRP
- a CDS encoding condensation domain-containing protein, which produces MTTIEFLSELRRSNIKLWVEGAAPQELRLRYSAPQGTLTPALKAELSQRKAEILDFLWQATVTPATYSPLRSTSRNAKLPLSFAQQRLWFLDQLTPGSSVYNISGAVEIQGLLNVAALEKSLNEIIQRHEIWRTSFKAVDGEPLQVIAPSFSFTLKEVDLRLIAKKEQIDTVKFLIEKEAAQPFDLSKATLLRATLLQLDEVNYVLILTIHHIVFDAWSMGVLIGELAVLYEANALGIPHLLPELPIQYADFAEWQRQWLQGEVLSTQLAYWKQKLSGKLPLLQLPTDRPRTPQPTFQGAKRSLTLSKTLSQAVKNLSQQSGVTLFMTLLAAFKTLLYRYTGQADLLVGTATAGRNLPEVEQLIGCFVNTLVLRTDLSGNPTFLQLLEQLAGSCLSSIQSPRLAL